ATAAGGAAACAAATTTAAatagatataatattattaataatatatatttaacatCAAAAACATGGGACACGAATAATTATCTCACACCTACGCTGAAGGTTAAAAGATTCAGTGTCTTTAAAGATTATGCTTTTTTCATTGATGAagttaaaaatatatataagaataaattAAAAGGAACTGTTGTTGTTGATAGTAAGAATAATGGggaaaaagaaaagaaagaTTCAAAAAGATTCGAAGATATGTCTCATTCAAatgaaaaacaaaaaaatttgggaaaaaatgaaaaagatgttgaaaataaaaaggtCAAATTAGGAACTACACATGGAACAGGAGAACAagaaatgaataaataaattgaaatattaataatatatttataataataataatattaattgttaatatttcttttatattatatggaaaatataaatatttataaattattttttatttggaaatatatgttatatataattatgatatataatatattttaaaaaaaaaatacattcTATATCCATTTCAACATTATTAATGTTgagaatattttttttggttttctaatttatatatatatatatatatatatgcatatttttgtttgatatatttttttaaatgaataataactttattttataattatattaaaaaaaaaaaaagtatatattcttattttaaaaaaaatatatttaaaaaaaaaaaaaaaagaataaatgGAGTACATGAAAAGTAGAATATTAACTATTATAAATtgtgtttatataaataatcaACTTTTTCATGTAAACATTCTGTGTAAAACAAATTAgacatataatatatatatatatattaatgatgttcatataaaaaattatattagtccctttttgattttatataatctgatattaatatataaacagtatataaaaagaatataagTAGTATAGTACAAATAATCATTACAATAATTCCTATTACAATAGAACTTATATCAGGTGAACTAACGGTACATGCTTGAATTAGGACCTTCAATACTTTTGCCATTGTAGATATTActgcaaaaaaaaatgtatatgctccaatatgatattttataGCCTTTTCTTCTAACCAATCATGGAAAGCACTCCATACCTGGAAAAATGTCCTACTTTTGCGTTTACTTTtactttttcttttaaaaactttgttgtgtatttttttcaatttatCGTCTAAATATTTTCCAAATGATAAATCTACTTCTGGATGATCATTCAAAATTTCTGTGAAATATTTAGTAATAGAATATTTTCGAAATGAAAAATGAAGCTCTTGATTATGctttataatatcattgTAATTATCACTTATAAAATCTTTTTCAAATGATAATTCAAGTTGTGGAatattgtttataatatcaatGTAATTATCACTCATAAAATCTTTTCCAAATGATAATTCAATCTGTGGAATAGtgtttataatatcaatGTAATTATCACcgaaaatatattttcccAATAAAAATTCCAACTCTTgaatattcttttttaattcagtgaaaaaattatttattctttgtaatatttttaatataattctatcctttttaaaaatttctttttgtaACACAGGATTTTGTAATTGTTGTTTCATATATTGTTCATATAGTATTTTATCTCTTTTCATTTGTGCC
This DNA window, taken from Plasmodium gaboni strain SY75 chromosome Unknown, whole genome shotgun sequence, encodes the following:
- a CDS encoding putative exported protein (Plasmodium exported protein, unknown function), which translates into the protein MNFICFKIYIFFILFDTFISSNTYIPRTNNNKNNNPKNVTTDITPLGPIPDIITLDYISEHLKQIQLIKDEVIKEKLKKLRLLKKKSKDNKNDKDLKNEIEHLEKELIDTRLLCKDYIKNELEEINILKDQIVNDKIDQYRWNKDKLIDSELNKLFLQAQMKRDKILYEQYMKQQLQNPVLQKEIFKKDRIILKILQRINNFFTELKKNIQELEFLLGKYIFGDNYIDIINTIPQIELSFGKDFMSDNYIDIINNIPQLELSFEKDFISDNYNDIIKHNQELHFSFRKYSITKYFTEILNDHPEVDLSFGKYLDDKLKKIHNKVFKRKSKSKRKSRTFFQVWSAFHDWLEEKAIKYHIGAYTFFFAVISTMAKVLKVLIQACTVSSPDISSIVIGIIVMIICTILLIFFLYTVYILISDYIKSKRD
- a CDS encoding acyl-CoA synthetase — protein: IISIDKCLFFKSLKDDNMLERIGVNEKNYLHKLTDDNINNDILVDYVKEKMMEVYKETNLNRYNIINNIYLTSKTWDTNNYLTPTLKVKRFSVFKDYAFFIDEVKNIYKNKLKGTVVVDSKNNGEKEKKDSKRFEDMSHSNEKQKNLGKNEKDVENKKVKLGTTHGTGEQEMNK